GTTGCCTCCCTTTGGTGTATATTTATGTAGGTGTGACAATAGTTGCCTCCCTttggtatatatttatgtagGTGTGACactagttgtctcccctttggTATATATTGATGTAGGTGTGACactagttgtctcccctttggtacctatatatttatgttgtcttcctttttgtatatatttatatagctgTGACactagttgtctccccttgggTATATATTTATGTAGGTGTGACACTAGTTGTCTCCCCATTGGTCTCTCTGATGGAGGATCAGGTGATGGCGCTAGAATCACTCGGAGTAGATGCCACTATGCTAAACGCCTCTGTGGATAAAACCAAAGTCACAGCCATACAGAATTCCATGGTGGACAAGAACTCCTCCCTGAAACTCCTGTATGTTACGCCAGAAAAACTTGCCAAGAGTAAGCGCTTCATGAATAAGCTGGAGAAAATGTACCAGATGGGGCGGTTTTCACGGCTTGTCATCGACGAGGTCCACTGTTGTTCTCAGTGGGGACACGATTTCCGTCCAGGTTAGTTATTTAagactacagtgaacccttggaTAATCCGGACACTTTTGATCCCAGTCAAAACAGTCCGGATTACAAATTTTCTGGACTGCCAAATTTTGTGTTAATGTGTTCCCTAACATTTCCGTCCAGAATGAGAGTTTTCCAAACTATCGACGACCAGATTATCAGGGGTCCACTACACTCAAGTACAAATTAAAGAGAACCCAcatttttctctgaaaatatagatgtaaaaaatgatttttgatagATTCCGATGTAAGAAAATTTAGATTCTTTGTTGCCTATCATCAATATTAGATGATaagttatttttgttaataaataaattgattaatGAATAAATTACAAATCTAATTAATAGTCTCAAAGATCACCCATTTCTACCATGTAAAATTATCTAGTTATTGGacattcaaacaaaatataatagtCTTATAGATAAAAATTTGCTTTAAAGGCCtgctacctttccaaaacggctttttattttcaaaattgaaatgtaaaacgagattgaaaATTTTGTGgtgtcgcaaaagttattagcttacagTTAGTAATACACTTTTCATCACCTTTTAaacaatttaaagatgctccaccgccgacagagcataaatgatattcatcatttgaacaataattggtgtctaatcgtgtgtatatatatgcctaattaacacaaaatataatatgaaatagtttatttcgcctttggtgcatgcacaatcagttcttcattccatataggatatagtgccacccaattttttcaggatgcaattgattatttttcatattttaaactttaagtaaaattagaagctctaactttaaaatggtggtaatggtgttaagtaagtaacttttgtaactgaaggaaaatactaaatcgtctgctcctgtttttgatagagaaaaaatccatttgtcagcagtggagcatctttaaataaaacaattaaatattaattttcataaagcgCGTCGTTTTATATTTCCTGCCATTGTCCTAATTAGTTGATTATCATGGCACTAGACAGCAACATGGCGTAATAAATTTTCACTGTTACTATAACATCGATTACGCAGAGAATGTTGCaattgtttggtgttgtaacttcatcttAGGTCATCAATATAAATCTTATGTTGTGTTATAATTGTCTtaaagtaattttttattttttgttttggaaaggtagtgggcctttgatTAATAAAACACTTTTGATTGCATGATATAATTTTGCTGATTATATCTAAAACTTCTAGACTACAAGTTCCTGGGGATCATGAAGAGACAGTTCCCAGAGGTCCCCATACTTGGTCTCACAGCAACAGCTACCACAAACGTTTTGGAGGATGTCAAGAAAATTCTCAGCATTCCTCATTGTCTCGTGTTCAAAGCTTCCTTCAACAGACCAAACCTTTACTATGAGGTAAATTAGTATGGGTTCGATTATAAAGAAAGATaaaggatcttaaatgagtgttcattttataGGAGACATTATGAAATGAGTCtgagaatattttatttttgcgagccgtggcgagcaaaaattaaaattttgagacaagtttcataaaatctcatatgaaataaacacaaatataagatactttttatcacattacTACAACATCGTACTATTCGAAGAAtctcacgtcaaaatgtattgcaGAAATGCAGTGGAGGCCGCTATATTTTTGTCATGCCATCCTCAAAATCCTGACATCACATTATTTTTCctgacattatattattgtttctgtcttaACATCCCAATGAATTTCCACTTTTTAACCAATAAAAATCGCTcaaggtcatattacactagtgacatgcaaaaatattacacgggtgaaatcactggatatcaggtggattatgtgataaatatattttatttgtaaaccaTATTATTATACCCTCTGCAACAAAGTTAGGTGgggggggtatactggaatcaggttGTACTTCCATCCGTCCGCTGTCCATccatctgtatgtctgtctgtctgtttgtttgtctgtagACACAATTTTTGTCCAATGAACTTCTCCTAAAccacagattttgataaaattaggtacacagaaccctgacataaaggggagtttaGTAAACTATATaaggttctgcaatgtcccttATTTAAGGAGTTACTGCGAAATTTGTGCAGCGGGGGGTATTAATCATCCattctggtgacagttctagttttcCTGGCAGcttaatttcacaatttcatgCCTAATGACCTTTTCACAACAACttaatttcaagattttataTGTACTGTATGAATGTAAATTGTTTTGATACAGATTCGACCCAAACCTTCAGGAAGTAAAGATGCTTTAGATGAGATCCAGAGATTAATAAAGACGAAATTTGATGGAATGTCAGGTGATTATAGTTGTCTTCATCCATGCTTTCCAAGCTCACCATACTTACCATACTCGATCCAATAAGTAACCCCATCCCTATTAGCACCCCCACATTTAGACCTTATTTCACTTACatcaaattaaatgcagactgaaaatatgaaaaactgTGTATAATACTTgccaactttttgaaattccCATGGGGGTAATTTCAgttgtttaaaaacttttaaccTCAAGAAAGTCTATTCGGAAAATTATTAACAAATGGatttttattctgtatttgatattcaaaatgCATCTTTATTTTAACCattatttttgaaaagaaaatgtacaaaaatttcatataatacaaataatattgtacagtggaacttggttgatacgaactcagataattcgacaacccggcttaatacgaagtactctGCCGGTCCCAGCCGAATTCCCTCTTTGTCTTTGTTTAAataactcggataattcgaattcggaaaactcgaagaactcggataaAATGTTTGCataactcgaaatgagattttcTGGACAACGCGTTCGCCGCAAATGctgattttctttttcatagatCTGCTGTAGaacagcatttcaaaatatatatctcggttttattgttataattttgcaactaccttcggcgattttgacatctctcttgttcacatcattttacgacatggaactagtctatatataccaagtaaagagatcgtcagtagacatgagaactcgcttaattcgaacactcggataactcaaagttttatctctgtcccttCGAATttgtattaaccgagttccactgtacaaaaatgttattattacaATATTCTTCCATCTATGTTCAGTGTTGATTTTCACActatatcatttaaatacaGGTGTAACAGTTTGAGAAGAGGCACACAAATCTCGAAAAAAagatgataattaaaaaaaatcaatctttaaaatgataaaaattttgttttaagtgtgtatatatatataaatgtatattttgttacatgatttttatttgaattatataacaaatatgtttacattagTAGCAATGCTACTTTTCCAATTTTGTtctataatttaatattattattccATATCTGTCTATTTCGGTTACAGGTATAGTCTACTGTTTCTCTAGAAAGGAATCTGAAGATGTAGCTAAAGGTTTAGATGAGAGAGGGATAAAGGCTGGTAGCTATCACTCCGACATGACTGCTACACAACGCAGCAGGGTACACAAACTCTGGCTGGCTAACAAAATAAAGGTATTTGTACATTTTCACCCATTTGTTGTTTAATGTCAAACAAAATACAGGTAGATATTTATAGACAAACTAACCCATCCATTGTTTAATGATTGCCTAATAACCTCAAATGTAGAACATTTGTACGATGATGAagaatatttgtaattattgataatttagaatatttgtataatgatggtagaatatttgtataatgatagtagaatatttgtataattaagtagaatatttgtacaataatgtagaatatttgtataataaagTAGAATATTTGGATAAGACTGTAGaatatttgtatgataatttAGAATACTTGTGTGATGATGTAGaatatttgtatgataatttGTACAATGAAgtagaatatttgtataatgaagTAGAATATTTGTACAATGAAgtagaatatttgtataatgaagtagaatatttgtatgataatttGTACAATGAAGTAGAATATTTGTACGATAATGTAGAATATTTGTAtgaaaatgtagaatatttgtaCAAGGACCTATATTGTAGGTTGTGGTGGCCACTGTAGCATTTGGTATGGGGATAGACAAACCAGACGTACGATTTGTCATCCATCACTCCCTGAGCAAGTCCATGGAGAACTTGTACCAGGAAAGTGGGCGAGCGGGACGCGATGAACAAGTCGCTCACTGTATTATCTTCTACAGATTCCAGGACGTTTTCAGACAAAGTACAATGGTGTTCACTGAGCAGACTGGTCTGGATAATCTGTATGggatagtgtcatactgtacagACATATCACAGTAAGTGATTCTATACCTCACACATAATTCGAATATGATATTTACGATTTTTAGCTTACCTCCCTGAAGGACAAGTGAGCTTATGCTGTGGTGTGACTTCCATCCCAAGCTTGTCATCCAGTCATCTATctatggtttgggccctttttgcCCCTATACACTGTCAATGTTTTCTTTGTGTTGATAAGTGAGCTCAAACCATCTTAACAGAATATGTTAGATGTTGATTAACATGTTACTGTCTACACTACCATGTTTTTGTGCTGTTGTTATTTTTGCGGGGATGATATTTACGCGTTTTCGCAGGACATTGCTATAATTGCTAAATATTAATCTGTTAAATATTAAAGCAAGTGAAATATTAAAGCAAAttgcaaaaattgaaaacacctacaatttgattttcatttttatatcaaatcgTGAAAATTTTGACCTGCGAAAATAACCTGGTATCCATTATCTATTTGTGTTGTAGCTGTAGAAGAAGTATGATAGCCCGTCACTTTGGGGAAGTTTGGGAGAGGGCGCAGTGCAATAACATGTGTGACCATTGCGATTACACATATCAAGGTTAGTAAGACATTGTATCCAAACTTATCAAGGTTAGTAAGACTTTTCATCCACACATATACACTTATCAAGGTTAGTAAGGCTTTTCATCCACACTTATCAAGGTTAGTAAGACTTTTCATCCACACATATACACTTATCAAGGTTAGTAAGGCTTTTCATCCACATATATCAAGGTTAGTAAGACTTTTCATCCACACTTATCAAGGTTAGTACTTTTCAGACTTTTATCCACACTCAGGTTTCTTACTTTCATCCACACTTATCAAGGTTAGTAAGACTTTTCATCCACACTTATCAAGTGTTAGTAAGACTTTTCATCCACACTTCATATCAAGGTTAGTAAGACTTTTCATCCACACTTATCAAGGTTAGTAAGACTTTTCATCGACACTTATCAAGGTTAGTAAGACTTTTCATCCACATATATCAAGGTTAGTAAGACTTTTCATCCACACTTATCAAGGTTAGTAAGACTTTTCATCTACACTTATCAAGGTTAATAGTAAGGCATTTTATCCACACTTATCAAGGTTAGTAAGACTTTTCATCCACATATATCAAGGTTAGTAAGACTTTTCATCCACATAGATCAAGGTTAGTAAGACTTTTCATCCACACATATCAAGGTAAGTAATACTTTTCATCTACACTTATCAAGGTTAATAGTAAGGCATTTTATCCACACTTATTAAGGTTAATAGTAAGACATTTTATCCACACTTATCAAGGTTAGTAAGACTTTTCATCCACACTTATTAAGGTTAGTAAAACTTATCATCCACACATAAGTTAAatctgtctataacgaccacccaaAGGACATAGAAAATTGGTCTTTTCAAACAGGTGGTCGTTATGTTAATAGTCAAGTTTTCCTGTATCAAGTCACAGGtcaaatttgttttgtttctttgtcAATTATAGAAGTCAGTTAcataatattcatcattatcataaaaaGGTATTTCACTCAGGGATTATCACTATGTAAAATCTAGTAGGTTGTACTACTGTGATTTTAGTCTTTTGCTGCTTTGAAATACATAAATGATTTTGGATGTGATTCTTCCTCTTTTAAGAGGATTTTCTCTAATTGAACAGCAAGACACCTTGTCAGATGTGATCTGAAACATCATACAATGATCTTTTTATACACAAGGGGACGGTTTTCTCTATTTCCTCCCTTTGCTGACAGGATCAATCACATCCCTAATTTGATCACATGACGTATAtagctatacatgtatacattacagTGACCCCAGAGAAACGAGATGTTACCAAACTCTGTCAGAATGTCATCAAACTCATGGAGCATGCTGCACAGACAGAACAACGTGTGACAGCTATAAAACTCCTGGATGCCTGGGAGGGACGGGGTGCTACATCCCTCAGGGTCAGGGATGTTCCCGAACCAAACATATCGCGGGACAAACTGGAGAGGATTCTCGCCCATATGTTACTGAACGGATATATCAAGGAAGACTTCCACTTTACGGCGTACTCCACCATCAGTTATCTGGTGGCAGGTAAAGTAtcagagttacgtcccttttTGTTGTTGGTACAGTGATAgcatattaaaggcccactacctttgagaaacagctattaatttttaaaatgggaatatgAAAAGgcgattgataattttgtagagtttcgcaaaagttattatgttaacattgatactacatttatcatcaccttcttagcaatttaatcaaaataagttaaatgtgaattttcacaATGCGGGTCGTATTATATTTCCCTTTGTTTAACACACATAGatgataaaatacattgtagaaAAATGTAAAAGAGTGTTTATTCTTCAAGAAATTGTGAAATAGAGAAACCTATGATTTATCTTAATGATACACACATGGTcttaataaatacaaatacacTTCAATGCTGCtaaagaaaatagaaaatattccTGAAATACTCGATTCAGACTGTATACCTGCAATAGTATGAGAATAAGTGGGAGTGAGatattttttgtcattgttGTTTAAGGCTCCAAGAGCAGGCTGCTTCAGAGTGGAAGTGTCAAAATTGGTATGGAATTTCCAGGAAAGAAAAAAGTATCAGTTAACTCATCAGCCTCAAAGTCTCCCAGTAAGACAGTTTCAGGCGACTCATCAAACTCTAAATTTCCTATTAAGTCATTTTCATCAACAGTCAAAGAAAAGTCATCTCCCGAAAAGGACAAACCGAAGCTAGTGGTAATCAATAGGCAGAACTCACACTTTACATCATTCAAAGAGACAGACAACAGTGTAAAGGAGAGTTCATCAAAGAGGAAGCAGAGTAAAAATACAGATTCTGACGAGGAAATTCTCATGGGTGACCTTCAAGGGTCATTGGATGTGAAACAGGGATCAAAATCTTGTAGCTCTTCTAGCAGTTGTTTGTCTCCAGAAAAACTTCATCAGTCTAAAAAGAGAAAATTTGTTCTGAGCGATTCTGACAgtgatgaccttgacttttgtCAGGAGAAGGTGAAAAAGAAACCAGCGGTGAAAAATAAGATATCACGGACTACAAAACCGTCAACTTCGGTGGCAGCAATCTCACATTGTAATGGAGAAACCATTTGTTTAGACAGcagtgataatgataatacttaGAATCTCACTTCCTTGTCTGAAATTAAAGCTGTTTTAATGTTATGTGGTGTTTTTGTCacattttaaattgttattgtTAAATGTCCAGTTACATATTTTTTACTTGGTCACAAGTTTATACTTTGGCTGGTattaaaagcatttttttttttgtataacaaTGCACAGTTATCAATATTCTTAAACaaaagaagagaaaaacaaTTTATGGAAACCATTTCACACATAAGACCTCTGTAAAAATATTCCATGGCATttctttgtaatattttatagtTTGTCAGCGATGATGTTAGGTAATTACGTCAGCATGGCTGCACTATCCGAAAAAATAATACGAACATGTTGACTTCAGCATGCCCTCACCATCAGAAACACAATGCAAACATGTTGTTTTCAAAATGCCCTCACCATTAGTCACACAATACAAACATGTTGACGTCAGTATGCCCTCACCATcagaaaaacaatacaaacatgTTGACGTCAGTTAGCCCACACCATCAGAAACACAATACAAACATGTTGACGTCAGTATGCCCTCACCATCAGAACACAATATAAAATGTTGACTTCAGCCCTCACCATCAGAAACACAATACAAACATGTTGACGTCAGTATGCCCTCACCATcagaaaaacaatacaaacatgTTGACGTCAGTATGCCCTCACCAtcagaaacacaatttaaagaTGTTGACTTCAGCCCTCACCATCAGAAACACAATACAAACACGTTGACTTCAGCCCTCACCATCAGAAACACAATACAAACATGTTGACGTCAGTATGCCCTCACCATcagaaaaacaatacaaacatgTTTACTTCAGCATGCCCTCACCATCAGAAACACAATACAAACATGTTTACTTCAGAATGCCCCTCACCATCAGAAACACGATACAAACATGCTGACTTCCAAATGCCCGCACTCTATCAGAAACGCAATACAAACATGTTGACTTTAGCCCTCACCATCGAAAACACAATACAAACATGTTGACTTCAGCATGCCCACACCATCAGAAACACAATACAAACATGTTAACTTCAGCATGATCTCAGAAACACAATACAAACATGTTGACTTCAGCATGCCCACACCATCAGAAACACAATACAAACATGTTAACTTCAGCATGATCTCAGAAACACAATACAAACATGTTTTCTTCAGCCCTTACCATCAGAAACACAATACAAACATGTTGACTTCAGCCCTCACCATCAGAAACACAATACAAACAAGTTGACTTCAACATGCCCACACCATCAGaaacaatacaaacatacaacaaATGTCAGTATGCACACACCAtcagaaatacaatataaacatgttGACTTCAGCCCTCTCTATcagaaacacaaaacaaacatgttgacttcAGCCCTCTCTATCAGAAACACAATATAAACATGTTGTCTTCAGCCCTCACCATcagaaacacaaaacaaacatgttgacttcAGCCCTCACCATCAGAAACACAATATAGACATGTTGACGTAAGCATGCACTCACCATCGGAAACACAATACGAACAAGTTGACTTCAGCATGCCCTCACCATCAAAAACACAATATAGACATGTTGACGTAAGCATGCACTCACCATCGGAAACACAATACGAACAAGTTGACTTCAGCATGACCTCACCATCAGAAACACAAATAGACATGTTGACGTAAGCATGCACTCACCATCGGAAACACAATACGAACAAGTTGACTTCAGCATGCCCTCACCATCAGAAACAATACAAACATGCAGATGTCAGTATGCCCACACCAtcagaaatacaatataaacatgttGACTTCAGCCCTCACCATCGGAAACACAATACAAACATGTTGACTTCAGCATGCCCTCACCATCGGAAACACAATACAAACAAGTTGACTTCAGCATGCCCTCACCTTCGGAAACACAATTAAAAATTCTGAAAGTGTTTTTGAATACCGCGATAACAGTGGCTGCTATTTTATTGACGCAGTGAATAGCATGAAGTTGTATTGCATGAAATAAATCAGAATTACACAAGGGAATAAAAATGGAAATATCGAGCATACAAATTATTCTCCGAATTCTAAATATTGTAGCGTTATCTGAAACGAAAAAATCGATGAAATATTGTGATAAAACTTCACATGCCCGTTATTTATGTAAAACCATTATTGTATATTGGCTACGGACATCGAttgacaacatatatatatatatatatattataatagcaaagaaacacaattgaacaaagcatgacaatttattgactcgtgccctatccgggcctcgaactcacgatctaagGCACCCtagcctagccaaacatacctgcgccttctaccactgcgccacatcgaCATCCTCAAAAAAGAATGTTTCTATGACGAAGTGATAATCGGTTCGATACGCTTACATGATCATTGtggaaattgtaaaattaatcttttgatcaacaacacatagtgaatatgatacattgtgtaaatttatataaatatatatttcgtGTCAGGAATTGTTCATATGGtaagccaagttactttttattccgAATTTCCGATATGGGGAATTCTATTTCTCGATATCGGATATTCTATTGCCGGatttagaatttccgatatcggaattagaattccCGTTATCCGATAGCAGAAATTTTTTATTCcaatataattttataccaaatctgactttctgattggccaatatttttttttgcatttaagcattgatgtcactattttttaattttatcggggtatgaaaaaaaaaatttgtttgcaaactgtgtgaagccgcgtagcggattctca
The DNA window shown above is from Argopecten irradians isolate NY chromosome 8, Ai_NY, whole genome shotgun sequence and carries:
- the LOC138330124 gene encoding ATP-dependent DNA helicase Q1-like; its protein translation is MEAYKQELRDVSRELTQIEDEIQDLLQRQSSLLGRKEEIENILKQSTKTQQTDTRWDATDFQWSQELSEKMKSIFHIKSLRPMQLQTMNVTMSGKDAMLIMPTGGGKSLCFQLPALLSKGVTLVVSPLVSLMEDQVMALESLGVDATMLNASVDKTKVTAIQNSMVDKNSSLKLLYVTPEKLAKSKRFMNKLEKMYQMGRFSRLVIDEVHCCSQWGHDFRPDYKFLGIMKRQFPEVPILGLTATATTNVLEDVKKILSIPHCLVFKASFNRPNLYYEIRPKPSGSKDALDEIQRLIKTKFDGMSGIVYCFSRKESEDVAKGLDERGIKAGSYHSDMTATQRSRVHKLWLANKIKVVVATVAFGMGIDKPDVRFVIHHSLSKSMENLYQESGRAGRDEQVAHCIIFYRFQDVFRQSTMVFTEQTGLDNLYGIVSYCTDISHCRRSMIARHFGEVWERAQCNNMCDHCDYTYQVTPEKRDVTKLCQNVIKLMEHAAQTEQRVTAIKLLDAWEGRGATSLRVRDVPEPNISRDKLERILAHMLLNGYIKEDFHFTAYSTISYLVAGSKSRLLQSGSVKIGMEFPGKKKVSVNSSASKSPSKTVSGDSSNSKFPIKSFSSTVKEKSSPEKDKPKLVVINRQNSHFTSFKETDNSVKESSSKRKQSKNTDSDEEILMGDLQGSLDVKQGSKSCSSSSSCLSPEKLHQSKKRKFVLSDSDSDDLDFCQEKVKKKPAVKNKISRTTKPSTSVAAISHCNGETICLDSSDNDNT